The sequence below is a genomic window from Pseudomonas cremoricolorata.
TGCCGGTACCGGTGCCCGCTTCGACCGCGACCACGGCGGGGTCGCCGGCACGGCGGCCTTCATCGTCCACGGCGATGTCGCCGAGCACCTTGGCGACTTCGGCGATCATCAGACGCTGGCCATAGCGCGGCTTGAGGCTCTTGGCTTCGAGGAAACGCGTATAGGCGCCTTGGATGGTGGCTTTGAGTTCGTTGCTGATCATGGTCTGCGCGCCCGAAGGGCTGGATATATTTTCAGTGCTTTACACGGGCCGGCTATCATACCTGCCTCACGCCGTTTATGCCTTCGGAGATCCTCATGCTCGTCCATGCCCTGCCCTACACATTGCACGTCCTGGCTTCGCTGATCTGGGTCGGCGGCATGTTCTTCGCCTGGATGGTGCTGCGCCCGGCCACGGCCAAGGCGCTGGAGGGGCCAGCGCGGTTGCGCCTGTGGGGGGAAGTTTTCCCACGTTTCTTCGGATGGGTCTGGGTGGCAGTGACGACCTTGGCGATCAGCGGTGTGGTGCTGATCCACAGCCGTTTCAGCGGCTTCGAGACCGCGCCGCGCTACGTGCAATGGATGATCGGCGGCGCCATCGTCATGGTCGCGGTGTTTCTGCGCATCCATGCCTTGCTGCTGCCACAACTGCGTGAAGCGCTCGCCAGGGAGGACTGGGCGGCCGGGGCCAGCGCGCTGGCGCGTATCCGACGGATGGTGGGCATCAACCTGCTGCTGGGACTGCTGGTGGTGGCCGTTGCCAGCGCCCGCTGGAGCTTCTGAGGCCTCAACTGCGCGGCGCAGGCCTGGGCAGCGACATGACGTGGAACATGCCGGTGAGCAGAATCTGCAGACGGTCGAACCAACGATGACTGCGACCGCGCAGGCTGGCGTTGAAGCACAGCACCTCCAGCACGTGCAGGCCGAACAGCGCCAACCCCGCAGCCTTGATCAGCAGACTGAACGGCATGGCCTGGGGCAACAGGTGATTGAACAGCACCACGCCCCAGAACAGCACGGTCAGGGCCTTGCCCAGGTTGAGGATCAGGCCCATGGTGAGACTCCGTGTGCGCACGCCTTGGCGCGGGTCGTGAATGAACGCCCACGGCAATGGCTGTCTGCCGTGGGCGGCGAACCTCAACGGTCGATCTTGATTTCCGTGCGACGGTTCATCGCCCGGCCTTCGGCGGTTGCGTTGTCGGCCACCGGCTGGCTTTCCCCGGCACCTGTGACCGAGACGAAACTGCTGCGCGGCACGCCGCTGCCGATCAGGTAATCGGTCACCGAATGGGCGCGACGGTCCGATAGTTTCTGGTTGTAGCTGTCGGCCCCGACGCTGTCGGTATGCCCGGTGACGCTCAGGCGCGCGCTGGCAGCCTCTTGCTTGAGGCGCGTGGCAATGGTGTTGAGGCGCTCTTTGTCGGTGGCGGTCAGGCGCGCCGAATCGAACTCGAAGTGCACATCGCGAATCACGATCACCTCTTCTTTCTCGACCACTATCACTTCCTCGACTACCGGGGCCGGCTCCGGCGCCTTGAGCGGACAGCCGGTGGCATCGACCTGGACCCCGCGCGGCGTGCCCGGGCACTTGTCGCGACTGTCCGGTACGCCATCACCGTCCTCGTCACCATCGCCGTGGGCCCAACAGTAGCCAGCTGCCAGGCCGCCGCCGAGCAACGCACCCCAGCCCGCCCAGCTGGAGCTTTCGATGGCGCCCAGGGCGGCACCGCCGACACCGCCTACGGCAGCGCACTTGGGCCAGTCGGTTTTCTGCAGGCCGGCGCAGCCGGTCATCAGGCTGGCAAGCAAAATCAGAGGTACCGCGGTGCGAACTGTACTCATGGGTTGCTTCTCCTAATGGGGTCGTCGGCCGAGGACCGATCCACCGCAGTAAAGACCCCGCCAAGCGGCTCTGCCAGTGTTCGGCCATCAGTCAGCACCGCTGCCTCTATGCCCGCACGCCGCAGACCGTTAGTCTTGAGCGCTCTGAGCGAGGAACCTCGATGACCCTGAATATTTCCCAGCGAACGCCGCAGCAGGCCCTTGCCGCGCTGCTCGAGCGTGTCGCGCCGCAGCGGCTGTTGCTGGTCGGCAGCCACTTCCCGGCCCTGGACGCGTTCGCCCAGGCCCATCCGCAGACGCTCATCGAACACGTGCCCGCTGCGACCTTGCCCGCCCCTGTCGCTGCACAGCGCTATGACCTGGCCGTGCTGGTCGAGTGCCTGGAACATCTGCCCAAGCGCACGGGTCTGGAACTGCTGGGCGGCATCCGCAATCTGAACGCCAGCAAAGTGGCGGTGCTGGCCGATCTGCAAGCCTGTGGCTGGCAAGACACCGACTTCTATGCCCTGGCCCTGTCGGCCAGCGAGAAATTCACTCGCGACGCCCAGCAGTTGTGCCTGTTCACCTATGATCTACGTGACTACAAACAGGTCCCGGACTGGCTCAACGCACGGTTCTGGGCCAACCCGGAAAATTTTGGCAAGTACTGGTGGTGATTGGATGAGTGTTTCGGTCTGCCCCTGTGGCAGTGGCAACCTGCTCGATGCCTGCTGCGGTCACTGGCACGCCGGCACCCCGGCGCCCGATGCCCAGGCACTGATGCGTTCACGGTATAGCGCCTACGTGCTGGGCCTGATCGACTACCTGCACGACACCACCCTGCCCGCGCAGCAGCCCGGTCTGGACCGCGCTGCAATCAGTGCCTGGAGCGCCCAGAGCACCTGGCTGGGGCTGGAAGTGGAAAGCGCCGAGGTGTTCGGCGGCCAGCCGGAACATGCCTTCGTCACCTTCACCGCGCGCTGGCATGACGCCGATGGCGATCACCAACACCGCGAGCGCTCGGCATTCGTCCAGCACGCCGGGCGCTGGTACTTCATCGACCCGACCGTACCGCTGAAGGTCGGTCGCAACGACCTCTGCCCCTGCGCCAGCGGGCAGAAGTTCAAGAAATGCTGCGCCAGCTACCTGGCCGGGTGAGCGATGAACCCATT
It includes:
- a CDS encoding CopD family protein: MLVHALPYTLHVLASLIWVGGMFFAWMVLRPATAKALEGPARLRLWGEVFPRFFGWVWVAVTTLAISGVVLIHSRFSGFETAPRYVQWMIGGAIVMVAVFLRIHALLLPQLREALAREDWAAGASALARIRRMVGINLLLGLLVVAVASARWSF
- a CDS encoding DUF1145 domain-containing protein; the encoded protein is MGLILNLGKALTVLFWGVVLFNHLLPQAMPFSLLIKAAGLALFGLHVLEVLCFNASLRGRSHRWFDRLQILLTGMFHVMSLPRPAPRS
- a CDS encoding OmpA family protein, giving the protein MSTVRTAVPLILLASLMTGCAGLQKTDWPKCAAVGGVGGAALGAIESSSWAGWGALLGGGLAAGYCWAHGDGDEDGDGVPDSRDKCPGTPRGVQVDATGCPLKAPEPAPVVEEVIVVEKEEVIVIRDVHFEFDSARLTATDKERLNTIATRLKQEAASARLSVTGHTDSVGADSYNQKLSDRRAHSVTDYLIGSGVPRSSFVSVTGAGESQPVADNATAEGRAMNRRTEIKIDR
- a CDS encoding DUF6231 family protein produces the protein MTLNISQRTPQQALAALLERVAPQRLLLVGSHFPALDAFAQAHPQTLIEHVPAATLPAPVAAQRYDLAVLVECLEHLPKRTGLELLGGIRNLNASKVAVLADLQACGWQDTDFYALALSASEKFTRDAQQLCLFTYDLRDYKQVPDWLNARFWANPENFGKYWW
- a CDS encoding YchJ family protein, which gives rise to MSVSVCPCGSGNLLDACCGHWHAGTPAPDAQALMRSRYSAYVLGLIDYLHDTTLPAQQPGLDRAAISAWSAQSTWLGLEVESAEVFGGQPEHAFVTFTARWHDADGDHQHRERSAFVQHAGRWYFIDPTVPLKVGRNDLCPCASGQKFKKCCASYLAG